AGACGCTCGTCCGCGGCGCCAGCCTGACACCCGACGTGATGGTCGAGCTCTGGCTCGACTCCCCCGGTCACCGCGAGATCCTCCTGAGCCCGCGCGCCCGGCGTGCCGGCGTCGCCATCACCGAGGACGCCCAGGGCCGGATGATCGGCGTCGTCAACCTGGTCCGTCACAACTGACCCACCCGTGACGCGGCACCACGCTGCCGCGCACCGCGCACGACGTACCACTCGCGAACGCGACCTGTGCCGCAGCTGCGCCCGGGTGGATGGGGCCCCGGAGGTCAGCCGCCGAGGCTGCGCAGCCGCTCGGAGTCACGCTCGGGCGACGTGAGCGGCTGCCGCTCGAGGACGAGCATGGCCCGGTCGTCGTCGCCGCGGGGCACCTGCTTGAGGACGCGCTGCGGCATGCCGGTGAAGCCGCGGGCGTCCACCGCCTGCAGGGCCACCTGGCGCAGCCAGTCGATCCCGTCGTCGAGGTCGCGGTCGGTCCTCTCGATGACCCCGTCGGTGTAGAACATCAGCGCCTCCCCGGGACGCAGCCGCCCCCTGCTCGGGGTGAACTCGGCCTCGTCGATGACGCCCAGCGCCATCCCGCGCGCGTTGTCGACCGCCCAGCCGCGCTGGCCCAGGTGCCAGTGCAGCGCGGGCGGGTGGCCCGCGCTGGTGATGGTGTAGTCACCGGTCACCAGGTCGATCTTGATGTGCACCGCCGTGGCCAGCGACTCGTCCGACTCCTGGCGGAGGAGGAAGTGGTTGGCCGCCGCCATGAGCTCGGCCGGCGGCAGGGCACCGATGAGGCCGCCGAGGGCCCCGGCGAACTGCAGCGCCTGGGGACCCACCGACGTGCCCTTCCCGCACACGTCGACCAGCGCCATCTCCAGCCAGCGGCCCTCCCGGAGGTCGGCCACGAGGAAGTCGCCGGCATAGCTGGGGCCGTTGGCGGTGATCGTCGCCGACTCCGAGCGCCACCCGTTGGGCAACGAGGGCACGACGCCCTGGCGCTGCAGCCGGTCGCGCAGCTGGGTGAGGACGGCCTCGCTGAGGGCCATCGGCAACCCGGAGCGCTGCCGGCTCGACTGGTGGATCGCCACGATGACGGCCAGCGCGAAGATCAGCAGCGCCGACGTCCGGCTCGCGGTCGCGAAGTCGCTCTCCACCGAGGTGTAGCCCGCGGCGGCGCTCAGCACCGCCACCAGCAGCAGCAGCGGCACGAACCGCAGCAGCATGGTGCCGACCATGAGGAAGAGGAACCACAGCGACACGGGCACGACGACCTCGGCCACCGCTCCGACGCCCACGGACGCCACGACGAGCGCCACGAGGAGCGTCAGCAGGAACGCCTGGCTCCCCCGTGAGCCGGTGCGCCAGCCCTCGACGCGCTGCCGGACGTACGTCGAGGTACCACGGACCACGGTTCCCCAGGCGTTCGACACCAGCGAAGGGTAGGTCGACCCCCTCGGACGGCGGGGACTAATGGGAGAACTGTTACCTGCTGGTGCTCGAGCAGCGTGTCGGGGCGGATCGGTAGGGTGCGGCCATGCCCCTGCCGCAGCAGGCCGACGTCCTCGGGCCTGACTTCCGGGTGGAGACCTTCTCCCTCCCACCGGACGACGAGGGCCCGGTCGTCGCCACCCTCGTGACGCTCGAGCCCGCGCGTCCCCACGGGCGCGCCGTCCTCCACGTCCACGGCTTCGCGGACTACTTCTTCCACGCCGAGTACGCCCGGTGGTGGGCCGACCGCGGCTACACCTTCTACGCCCTCGACCTCCGCAAGTACGGCCGGTCCCTGCGCGACCACCAGACGCCGCACTTCATCACCGACCTCGGCGAGTACTTCGGCGAGATCGACCTGGCCTGGTGGCGCATCACCCAGCGCGACGGCCACCGCGAGGTCGTCGCGTCGGCGCACTCCACCGGTGGCCTCACCATGTCGCTGTGGGCCCAGGAGCGTCGCCCGGCTGAGCTGGTGGCCATGGTGCTCAACTCCCCGTGGTTCGACATGCAGGGCCCGAAGTGGTTGCGCGGCCGCGCCGCGCGGGTCGCGCTCGAGCGCGTGGGCAGCCGCCGTCCGCTGCAGGAGATCCCGCGCCGCACCAGCGACGTCTACGGCCGGTCGCTGCACCGCGAGCACGGCGGCGAGTGGGACTACGACCTCGGGTGGAAGCCGCTGGAGTCGCGCCCGGTCCACGTCGGATGGCTCCGGGCCGTGCGCCGCGGCCACGCCCGGCTGCATGCGGGGCTGGACCTGGACTGCCCCACCCTGGTGCTGTCCTCGGCCCGGTCGTTCTTCGGCGAGCAGACGCTGGAGACCGCGACGACCCACGACATCGTCCTCGACGTCGAGCAGATCAGGCGATGGGCGTCGTCGGTGGGCCGGCACGTCACCTCGGTCGCGCTCGAGGGCGCCATGCACGACATCGTCCTGTCGCGTCCGGAGGTGCGCGCGACGGCGTACGACGTCATCGACCGGTGGCTGGCCGCATGGGTCGGGACGGGCTCGACGAGCCTCGCCTCAGACGAGCAGCACGAGCAGCGCGGCGAGGCCCACGACGGCGATCACGGCGCGTAGCAGGGCCGGCGGGAGGCGCCGGCCGACCGTCGCGCCGATCTGGCCGCCGACGACCGAGCCGAGGGCGATCAGCCCGGCGACGACCCAGTCGACGTCCGCGACGGCGATGAACACCAGCGCGGCCACGGCGTTCACGACCAGGGCGAGGACGTTCTTGGTCGCGGTGTGGCGCTGGATCGAGTCGGCCACGCCGATGCCGAGCACCGCCATGAGCAGGACGCCCTGGGCGGCGCCGAAGTAGCCGCCGTAGACACCGGTGACCGCGACGGCGGGCCACACCCACCACACGCCGTGGTCCGGGATGCCGCCGCGCGTCGCCGCCCGGGCGGCGACGCTGCGCTGGATCCACGGTCCGAGGACCACCAGCAGGACGCCGAGCGAGATGAGCGCCGGCACGATGGTGTCGAACGCCGCGGACGGCAGCCACAGCAGGAGCAGGGCGCCGACGATGCCGCCGAGCAGCGACGCCGAGCCCAGCCGGACGACCCGTGAGCGCTGGCCGGCGAGCTCGCGCCGGTAGCCGACGACCCCCGACAGGCTGCCCGGCACCAGGCCGACCGTGTTGCTCACGTTGGCCGTGACCGGGGGCACGCCGAACGCCAGCAGGGTCGGGAACGTGATCAACGTCCCCGACCCCACCACCGTGTTGATGGTGCCGGCCGCCACTCCCGCGAGGGCGACCAGCACGGCTTCGATCGGACTCACTGGCCGGCGGGTGCCCCCGGACCGGTCGCGTCGGTGCTGCCGACCGGCGGGTCGGCCGGGCCCGACAGCGGGTCGGGCTCGGTGGCCGTCGCCGCCGGGTCGATCGAGCGCGCCGTCCGGCCCGGGCGCGCTGCCCTCTCCGCTGCGGCGATCGCCTCCTGCACCGCCTCGTTGGTCGCCCGGGTCTCGGCGTCGTCCGACCCGCGGGGCAGCTGGGGCTCGGACGCGCCCATGTCCACGCGGGTGCGCGGGGTCGCGTCCCGCGGGATGCCGGCGATCTCGTGGATGGACGAGCCGAGGCCCTCCATCGCCTTGGTGATCTCGGAGGGGATGACCCACACCTTGTTGGCGCTGCCCTCGGCGATCTTCGGCATCATCTGGAGGTACTGGTAGGCGAGCAGCGACTGGTCGGGCTGGCCGTCGTGGATGGCCTGGAAGACCGTCTGGATGGCCTGTCCCTCACCCTGGGCGCGGAGGATGGCGGCCTCGCGGTCCGCCTGGGCGCGCAGGATCAGCGACTCCCGGTCACCCTCGGCGTTGAGGATGGCCGACTGCTTGTTGCCCTCGGCGGTCAGGATCGCCGACTGGCGCTGACCCTCGGCGGTGAGGATGAGCGCGCGCTTGTCGCGGTCGGCGCGCATCTGCTTCTCCATCGCGTCCTTGATCGACGGCGGCGGGTCGATCCCCTTGATCTCGACGCGGTTGACGCGGATGCCCCACTTGCCGGTGGCCTCGTCGAGCACGCCCCTCAGGCCGGTGTTGATCTCGTCGCGGCTGGTGAGCGTCTGCTCCAGGTCCATGCCGCCCACGATGTTGCGCAAGGTCGTCATGGTGAGCTGCTCGACCGCCTGGATGTAGTTGGCGATCTCGTAGGTCGCGGTCACCGGGTCGGTCACCTGGAAGTAGATGACGGTGTCGATGGACACCACCAGGTTGTCCTCGGTGATCACCGGCTGCGGTGGGAAGCTCACGACCTGCTCACGCAGGTCGATGAGGTAGCGCACCTTGTCGATGAACGGCACGACGATGTTGAGCCCGGCCGGCAGCGTCCCCTTGTACTTGCCGAAGCGCTCGACGATGCCGGCACGCGCCTGGGGCACGATGCGGACCGTCTTGGCGAGCATGACGACGACGAACAGGACGACGAGCAGGAACAGGACGAGCAAGGCTGTCGTCACTGGTCTCCCCCGATCTTGTTGTGGCGTGGTGGTGGTGTGGCGCGGTGGTGCGGCGTGGTGGTGTGCTCGCTCAGGGCTCGAGCGTGCCCACCGGGTGGACGTAGGCCGTCGCACCCTTGATCTCGAACACCTCGACGGTCTCCCCCGGGGCGATCCGCAGGTGCTCGTCGTAGGGCAGCGCGCTCCAGATCTCGCCGCCGATCTTGATCCGGCCCGGCGTCAGGCCGGTGATCTCGGCGGTCACCATGCCGCGGGTGCCGACGAGCTTGCCGTGGCCCAGGGAGAGCTCGGGTCCGCTGTGCAGGCGCTTGACGAACGCCGGGCGGACGAACGCCACCATCGCGACGGACGCACCGAGGGCGACGAGGACCTGCACGACGACGGGCAGCCCGATGAGGGCGGCGACCATGCCGACGACGGCACCGGCAGCCAGCATCGCGAGGATCAGGTCCAGGCTGAACATCTCGGCGACGCCGAGCGCGATCGACAGCGCCAGCCAGGTCTCCCAGAGATGGTCGCGGATCCAGTCCATGGCTCGACCCTATCCAGTCAGGTGGAGGACGGGCGGTGGGCCGGCCGACGCCGCGCGGCGAACCTGTCGTCGGCGCGGCTGAGCAGCAGCGGCATGCCGAACGTCTCGGACAACGTCTCGGCGGTGACGACGTCCTCCACCGGTCCCGAGTCGACCACCCGGCCGTCCCGCAGCAGGAGGGCGTGGGTGAATCCCGGCGGGATCTCCTCGACGTGGTGGGAGACGAGGACGGTGGCCGGCGAGTCGGGGTCGAGGGCGAGCTCGGACAGCGTCGCGACGAGGTCCTCCCGGCCGCCGAGGTCCAACCCGGCGGCGGGCTCGTCGAGGAGCAGCAGCTCGGGGTCGGTCATCAGCGCCCGGGCGATCTGCACCCGCTTGCGCTCGCCCTCGCTGAGGGTGCCGAACGTGCGGTCCGCGAGGTGGCTCGCGCCCATCTCGCCCAGCAGCTCGCGGGCCCGGTCGTGGTCGAGGTCGGCGTAATCCTCGCGCCACCGGCCCACCACGCCGTAGGACGCCGAGACCACCACGTCGAGGACGTGCTCGCTGCGCGGGATGCGGTCGGCGAGCGCGGCGCTGGTGAGACCGATCCGCGGGCGGAGGTCGAAGACGTCCGTGGTGCCGAGCACCTCGTCGAGGATGCCCGCGACGCCGGAGGTCGGGTGCAGCTGTGCGGCGGCCACCTGCAGCAGGGTCGTCTTGCCGGCGCCGTTGGGGCCGAGGACCACCCAGCGCTCGTCCTCCTCGACCTCCCAGGACACGTCGTCGAGCAGCAGCGACTGCCCACGCCGCACCGTGACCCCTGCGAACTCGATGACGGCGACCACGGCCTCACCCTATCCAGCACCGGTCGCGTCGCCGGCCCTGACACGGCGGGGCCGGCACGGCGAGTAGCCTCGCCCCCGATGTCGTCCTCATCGCCCGGTCCGGGCACCGGCCTGCCGCACGCGGCGACCCTGGCGTGGTGGCTCACGGCCTGGCTGCGCGGCCACGAGCAGACCGACCACGTCCTCGACGCGCTCGCCGACGACGTGCACCTCATGGCGGGCGGGTCGGCGCTGGACCTGCTCACCCACTCGCGCGGGACCGGGGCGTCGTACGCCGGCCTGGCCCTGCCGGTCGAGGGCGACCTGCTGGGACTGGGCGGCCCGCGCGACTTCAACGCCGCGGCGCTCGAGGCGGGGCAGGCCGTCGTGGTCGGCGACCTCGGCCTGGTGCCCCTCGAGCAGGGCGAGACCGTCCAGTGGCAGGCGCTCCCCGCCGCGCGCCGACAGCTCCCCGACGTCGGCGAGGCCGACCGGTCGCTGCGCGAGACGCTCCTCCGCGCCGCCGGGGACCTCGCGGACCTCGACGTGGCGCGCTGGCGACCGGAGGCGGCCGACGCGCTGATGAACCTGCACCGCCGTCCGGCCCTCGACGCACCGCTCGGCACGCCGCCGCGCTGCGTCGACCTCGCGGCCCGGGGGCTCCAGGCGTGGGCCATCGTGGACCTCGCCCTCGCGGACGACGGCGGGGCGCTGTCGTCGTACGAGGTCGAGCAGCGCCGCGGGCTCCTGCAGCCGCTGGGGCGGGCGGCGCGGCGCGCGGTCGTCGCCGCCTGCTCGCCCGAGGTGTGGCCCGACCGGTGACGGCTCACCGGTGACCGGCCGGGCCGGTCAGGTCGGCCGTCAGGCCGAGGCCCACACCCCGAGCACGTTGCCGCTCGGGTCGGTGAACTCGAAGCGCCGACCGCCGGGGAACTCGTAGGGCCCCGCGGCCACGGTGCCGCCCGCCGCCTCGACGGCCGTCACCGTGGCGTCGAGGTCGTCGGAGAAGAGCAGCACGAGCGGTCCGCCCGGACCGGGCGTGCCGGTGGCGTTGAGGCCGCCGACCTCCCCGTCGCCCGAGGCCGCGCGGATGCCGGAATAGGTGGGCCCGTAGTCGTTGAAGGCCCAGCCGAAGGCCTGCTCGTAGAACGAGCGGGCGACGGACAGGTCGCTGACGTTGATCTCGACGTAGTCGATGGTGTGGTGGACGCTGGTCATGGCCCGACGCTAGGGCGGGGCACCGACAGTCACCACCGAGGTGCGGACGCCGGGGCCGCGGTCAGCCGCCGTACTGCCCGGAGCCGTAGGGGGCGGCCGGCGGGGGCGGCGGGTAGCCGCCGGCGGCTCCCGCGTGCTTGGGGTTCGGTCCCCACTGGTTGTCCGGCTTGGAGTCGGTGCAGAACCAGACGATGAGGATGATCCAGCCGATGAGCGGGATGAGGCCGAGCAGGATCCACCAGCCGCTCCGGCCGGTGTCGTGCAGGCGCCGCACGCCGACCGCCAGCGAGGGCAGGAGCAGGGCCAGCGCACCGAGGGTGTTGAACAAGCCGCCGGTGCTGTCGTCGTAGCCGGTGCCGAGGATCGCGTCGAGGATGCTCGTGACGATCCCGACGAGGAAGTTGAACAGCGCGAAGTACCAGTACTCCGAGCGGCGTGCCCGCCCCGAGAAGTCGACGTACTTGGACAAGCACGTGCGGACCGCTGTCATGAAGTCCATCTGTTCCCCCTGGTGGTGGGCGGCGCCTGGGACGCACCGCGACGTGAGCAACGTAGGGCAGCGACGGCTCCCCCGGCCAGCACCGGAGCCGGAGCGGCGTCGCCGAGCCCGGTGAGCGGACGGCGAGGACGCTAGACGCGTGAGCGGGGATAGCCTTCGTCGCACCATGGAAGACGAGCCGAAGACCCTGCTGGTCACCCTCACGGGCAAGGACCGGCCCGGCGTCACCTCGGCGATCTTCGCCGCGCTCGCCGCAGCGCACGTCGAGGTCATCGACATCGAGCAGATCGTGCTCCGACGCCGGCTGGTGCTCGGCATCCTCGTCACCGCGCCGCGGGACTGGAAGAAGCTGCGCGACGTCATCGAGCGGACCGCGGCCGAGCTCGACATGACCGTCGACGTCGACCGGGGGGCCGGCGACAACCGGAGCCGGCGCGGCGAGCGGTCCCACATCACGATCATCGGCCACCCGCTGAAGGCGTCCGCGATGTCGGCGATCGCCGGCCGCATCGCCGACTCCGGCGCCAACATCGACAAGATCGAGCGGATGGCGCGCTACCCCGTCACCGCGATCGAGCTGCACGTCTCCGGTGCCCCGGCCGACACGCTGCGACCGCTGCTGGCGGTCGAGGCGGTCAAGCAGGGCATCGACCTCGCCGTGCAGCGCGACTCGCTGCACCGGCGCGGGATCCGGCTGATCGTCATGGACGTCGACTCCACGCTCGTGCAGGGCG
This genomic stretch from Nocardioides renjunii harbors:
- a CDS encoding SpoIIE family protein phosphatase, giving the protein MSNAWGTVVRGTSTYVRQRVEGWRTGSRGSQAFLLTLLVALVVASVGVGAVAEVVVPVSLWFLFLMVGTMLLRFVPLLLLVAVLSAAAGYTSVESDFATASRTSALLIFALAVIVAIHQSSRQRSGLPMALSEAVLTQLRDRLQRQGVVPSLPNGWRSESATITANGPSYAGDFLVADLREGRWLEMALVDVCGKGTSVGPQALQFAGALGGLIGALPPAELMAAANHFLLRQESDESLATAVHIKIDLVTGDYTITSAGHPPALHWHLGQRGWAVDNARGMALGVIDEAEFTPSRGRLRPGEALMFYTDGVIERTDRDLDDGIDWLRQVALQAVDARGFTGMPQRVLKQVPRGDDDRAMLVLERQPLTSPERDSERLRSLGG
- a CDS encoding alpha/beta hydrolase gives rise to the protein MPLPQQADVLGPDFRVETFSLPPDDEGPVVATLVTLEPARPHGRAVLHVHGFADYFFHAEYARWWADRGYTFYALDLRKYGRSLRDHQTPHFITDLGEYFGEIDLAWWRITQRDGHREVVASAHSTGGLTMSLWAQERRPAELVAMVLNSPWFDMQGPKWLRGRAARVALERVGSRRPLQEIPRRTSDVYGRSLHREHGGEWDYDLGWKPLESRPVHVGWLRAVRRGHARLHAGLDLDCPTLVLSSARSFFGEQTLETATTHDIVLDVEQIRRWASSVGRHVTSVALEGAMHDIVLSRPEVRATAYDVIDRWLAAWVGTGSTSLASDEQHEQRGEAHDGDHGA
- a CDS encoding TSUP family transporter gives rise to the protein MSPIEAVLVALAGVAAGTINTVVGSGTLITFPTLLAFGVPPVTANVSNTVGLVPGSLSGVVGYRRELAGQRSRVVRLGSASLLGGIVGALLLLWLPSAAFDTIVPALISLGVLLVVLGPWIQRSVAARAATRGGIPDHGVWWVWPAVAVTGVYGGYFGAAQGVLLMAVLGIGVADSIQRHTATKNVLALVVNAVAALVFIAVADVDWVVAGLIALGSVVGGQIGATVGRRLPPALLRAVIAVVGLAALLVLLV
- a CDS encoding SPFH domain-containing protein; this translates as MLAKTVRIVPQARAGIVERFGKYKGTLPAGLNIVVPFIDKVRYLIDLREQVVSFPPQPVITEDNLVVSIDTVIYFQVTDPVTATYEIANYIQAVEQLTMTTLRNIVGGMDLEQTLTSRDEINTGLRGVLDEATGKWGIRVNRVEIKGIDPPPSIKDAMEKQMRADRDKRALILTAEGQRQSAILTAEGNKQSAILNAEGDRESLILRAQADREAAILRAQGEGQAIQTVFQAIHDGQPDQSLLAYQYLQMMPKIAEGSANKVWVIPSEITKAMEGLGSSIHEIAGIPRDATPRTRVDMGASEPQLPRGSDDAETRATNEAVQEAIAAAERAARPGRTARSIDPAATATEPDPLSGPADPPVGSTDATGPGAPAGQ
- a CDS encoding NfeD family protein; protein product: MDWIRDHLWETWLALSIALGVAEMFSLDLILAMLAAGAVVGMVAALIGLPVVVQVLVALGASVAMVAFVRPAFVKRLHSGPELSLGHGKLVGTRGMVTAEITGLTPGRIKIGGEIWSALPYDEHLRIAPGETVEVFEIKGATAYVHPVGTLEP
- a CDS encoding ATP-binding cassette domain-containing protein; this translates as MVAVIEFAGVTVRRGQSLLLDDVSWEVEEDERWVVLGPNGAGKTTLLQVAAAQLHPTSGVAGILDEVLGTTDVFDLRPRIGLTSAALADRIPRSEHVLDVVVSASYGVVGRWREDYADLDHDRARELLGEMGASHLADRTFGTLSEGERKRVQIARALMTDPELLLLDEPAAGLDLGGREDLVATLSELALDPDSPATVLVSHHVEEIPPGFTHALLLRDGRVVDSGPVEDVVTAETLSETFGMPLLLSRADDRFAARRRPAHRPSST
- a CDS encoding VOC family protein; translation: MTSVHHTIDYVEINVSDLSVARSFYEQAFGWAFNDYGPTYSGIRAASGDGEVGGLNATGTPGPGGPLVLLFSDDLDATVTAVEAAGGTVAAGPYEFPGGRRFEFTDPSGNVLGVWASA
- a CDS encoding DUF805 domain-containing protein — encoded protein: MDFMTAVRTCLSKYVDFSGRARRSEYWYFALFNFLVGIVTSILDAILGTGYDDSTGGLFNTLGALALLLPSLAVGVRRLHDTGRSGWWILLGLIPLIGWIILIVWFCTDSKPDNQWGPNPKHAGAAGGYPPPPPAAPYGSGQYGG